Proteins encoded within one genomic window of Acomys russatus chromosome 5, mAcoRus1.1, whole genome shotgun sequence:
- the Mmp21 gene encoding matrix metalloproteinase-21, which produces MLAASVLRLTWLLCWLVVPQPTQPERLFHSRDRSDLEPSPLSRAKPIADLHAAQRFLSKYGWSEVPSPKESAGGPVGSTLAQAVRRFQKANRLPASGELDSPTLAAMNKPRCGVPDTQLPPQAALPTPAAPPAPLGLRPRARQKRFLRMLLPKPAGQHEDASDTGTSRAFSKKTLTWRLVGDAYSSQLSGDEQRYIFRLAFRMWSEVTPLNFREDLTAPGTMVDIKLGFGRGRHLGCPRVFDGSGQEFAHAWRLGEIHFDDDEHFTPLSSDTGLSLLKVAVHEIGHVLGLPHTYRVGSIMQPNYIPQEPAFELNWSDRKAIQRLYGSCEGSFDTVFDWIRKEKNQYGEVRVRFNTYFFRNSWYWLYENRNNRTRYGDPLQILTGWRGIPMQSIDAFVHVWSRGKDERYFFKGNQYWRYDSENDQAHTEDEQGRSYPKLISEGFPGIPSPLDTAFYDRRQQLIYFFKESLVYAFDVNQNQVLNSYPKKMSQVFPATMPQNHPFRNIESAYYSHTHSSVFFFKGNSYWKVVNDKDKQHNSRLPLNGLFPEKSISEKWFDVCDVHTSTLNM; this is translated from the exons atgcttgctgcctcagtcttGCGTCTGACATGgctgctgtgctggctggttGTACCCCAGCCCACCCAGCCCGAGAGGCTTTTCCACAGCCGGGACCGTTCGGACCTGGAGCCATCGCCCCTGAGCAGGGCCAAGCCCATTGCTGACCTCCATGCTGCTCAG AGATTCCTGTCGAAATATGGCTGGTCAGAGGTGCCTAGCCCAAAGGAATCAGCAGGGGGCCCTGTGGGCTCCACCTTGGCTCAAGCTGTGCGCAGATTCCAGAAGGCGAACAGACTGCCAGCCAGCGGGGAACTAGACTCACCTACACTGGCAGCTATGAACAAGCCACGCTGTGGTGTCCCTGATACACAGCTGCCACCTCAGGCAGCCCTGCCAACCCCAGCAGCCCCACCAGCCCCTCTAGGTCTCCGGCCAAGGGCCCGACAAAAGCGTTTTCTTCGAATGCTGCTACCCAAGCCAGCTGGGCAACATGAGGATGCCTCAGACACTGGGACCAGCAGGGCCTTCTCCAAGAAGACCCTGACCTGGAGGCTGGTGGGGGATGCCTACAGCAGCCAACTCTCTGGCGACGAGCAGAGATATATCTTTAGACTGGCCTTCAGGATGTGGAGCGAGGTGACACCACTGAACTTCCGGGAGGACCTCACTGCCCCTGGCACCATGGTGGACATAAAGCTGGGTTTTGGGAGAG GCCGGCACCTGGGCTGTCCTCGGGTGTTCGACGGGAGTGGCCAGGAATTTGCACATGCCTGGCGCCTGGGTGAGATCCACTTCGATGACGATGAGCACTTCACACCTCTATCCAGTGACACTGGCCTCAGCCTTCTCAAA GTAGCTGTCCATGAAATCGGCCATGTCCTTGGACTGCCTCACACCTACAGGGTGGGATCCATAATGCAACCAAACTACATTCCCCAGGAGCCTGCATTTGAGTTGAACTGGTCAGACAGGAAAGCAATTCAAAGGCTATATG GTTCATGTGAGGGATCGTTTGATACGGTGTTTGACTGGATTCGCAAGGAGAAGAACCAATACGGTGAGGTGAGGGTGAGGTTCAACACCTACTTCTTCCGCAACAGCTGGTACTGGCTCTATGAAAACCGAAACAACAGAACTCGCTACGGGGACCCCCTCCAAATCCTTACTGGCTGGCGTGGAATCCCCATGCAAAGCATAGATGCCTTTGTTCATGTCTGGTCACGGGGAAAAGATGAGCGGTACTTCTTTAAAG GAAACCAATACTGGAGATACGACAGCGAGAAtgaccaggcacacacagaagaTGAACAAGGAAGGAGCTACCCCAAATTGATCTCAGAAGGCTTTCCTGGCATACCCAGTCCCCTGGACACTGCCTTTTATGACAGGAGGCAGCAGTTAATTTACTTCTTCAAGGAGTCTCTA GTGTATGCATTTGATGTCAACCAAAACCAAGTACTTAATTCTTATCCAAAGAAGATGAGCCAAGTGTTTCCAGCAACAATGCCTCAAAACCACCCATTCAGAAACATCGAATCCGCTTACTactcccacacacacagctctgtcttctttttcaaa
- the Uros gene encoding uroporphyrinogen-III synthase, which translates to MKVLLLKDAKDEDSGQDPYIQELGLYGLEATLIPVLSFEFLSLPSLSEKLSHPEGFGGLIFTSPRAVEAVKLCLEKDNKTEDWEKSLKDRWNAKSVYVVGNATASLVNKIGLDAEGAHSGNAEKLAEYICSRPSSALPLLFPCGTIKGDTLPKMLKDKGIPMESMHVYQTVPHPGIQGNLENYYENQGIPASITFFSPSGLKYSLEYIQTLSGGSFDQIKFVAIGPSTTRAMTARGLPVSCTAESPTPQALAAGIRKVLQPEGCC; encoded by the exons ATGAAGGTTCTCCTACTGAAAGATGCCAAGGATGAGGACAGTGGCCAGGATCCATATATCCAG GAACTGGGATTGTATGGACTGGAAGCTACGCTGATTCCTGTTCTGTCGTTTGAGTTTTTGTCTCTTCCCAGTTTGTCAGAAAAG CTCTCTCATCCTGAAGGCTTTGGAGGACTCATTTTCACCAGCCCCAGAGCAGTGGAAGCAGTGAAGCTCTGTTTGGAGAAGGACAATAAAACTGAAG actgggaaaagtctCTGAAAGACAGATGGAACGCCAAGTCTGTGTACGTGGTTGGAAATGCCACCGCTTCTCTGG TGAATAAAATTGGCCTGGATGCAGAAGGAGCACACAGTGGGAATGCAGAAAAGCTCGCTGAATATATTTGCTCAA GGCCATCTTCAGCactgcctcttctctttccctgtggaaCCATCAAAGGAGATACTCTTCCCAAAATGCTCAAGGACAAAG GGATCCCCATGGAAAGCATGCATGTCTATCAGACAGTTCCACACCCTGGAATCCAAGGGAACTTGGAGAACTACTATGAAAATCAG GGAATCCCAGCCAGCATCACATTTTTCAGTCCCTCCGGCCTTAAATACAGCCTTGAGTATATCCAGACATTATCTGGTGGCAGCTTTGATCAGATTAAG TTTGTAGCCATTGGCCCTAGTACAACTCGTGCTATGACTGCCAGGGGCCTGCCTGTGAGCTGCACAGCAGAGAGCCCCACACCACAAGCCCTGGCTGCAGGTATCAGGAAAGTGCTGCAGCCAGAAGGCTGCTGCTGA